GTTGGCAAGAAGCTGAACGAGCTTATGCGGCTGCTGGCGATTTAGTAGGAAAAACAGGTAGTCAAATTAACCAAGCACAAGCACTAAAATCTTTGGGACATTATCGAAAGGCGCAAAGTCTATTAGCAAATATCACTCAGCAGTTTCAAAGCCTACCTGATTCCCTACTAAAAATGCAAGCCTTGCAAAGTTTGGGGGTAGCTTTACAAATGGTAGGAAATTTACAAGAATCTCAGGAGATTTTAGAACAAAGTTTGGCAATGAGTCATCGCCTTAACTCTCGTGCAGACAGCAGTCAAATTCTTTTTAGCTTGGGAAATACGGCAAGAGACTTACAACAAAACCAAGTAGCATTAAGTTATTACCAACAAGCGACCGTAAAAACAACTAACCCCCAAGTGCAACTAAAAGCACAATTAAACCAATTGAGCCTTTATACAGAAACATCACAATGGGTACAGGCTCAATCTTTATTAGCATCAATAAAATCTCAACTAAACAGCCTCCCTCCCTCTCGCGTATCGATTTATGCAGCTGTTAACTTTGCTCGCAGTCTTTCTCAATTGGCACAAAAACACGAAGGAAAAGCTACACAATATCAAGAAGCAGCAAAGGTATTAGCTCGTGGGATACAACAAGCAGAAACTTTGGGAGATACGCGAGCCAAAGCCTATGCTTTAGTTAAGTTAGGAGGATTGTATTTCCAGACACAACAGTTAGATCTGGCGTTGCAAGTCACAGAACAAGCCCAACAGATTGCTGAGGCGATTCATGCTTCTGACATCTCTTATCAAGCTTACTGGCAAATTGGGCGCATTCGTAAAATTCAAGGAGATACTAAAGCGGCTCTAGTAGCATACGATTTAGCCGTTAACACTCTCAAGTCTTTGCGTAGTGACTTGGTGTCGATTAATCAAGATGTGCAATTCTCTTTTCAAGAGAGTGTAGAGCCAGTTTATCGAGAGTTAGTGGATTTGTTGCTACAATCCAAGCCCAGTCAAGAGAATTTAGTCCAAGCGCGGGAAACAATTGAAGCCTTACAGTTAGCCGAACTAGACAACTTCTTTCGGGAAGCTTGTTTAGAAGCTAAACCACAGCAAATTGACCAAATCGACAAGACTGCTGCAATTATTTATCCGATTATTTTACCCGATCGCTTGGAAGTCATTGTATCGATTCCTGGAAAGCCTCTTTTAAGTTATAAAACTTTTTTATCTAAAACGGAGCTCGAAAACAGTCTTAAACAGATGCGACAGTCCCTCAATCTTGCTTACTCTAAAGAAGAACGCTTACGCTTATATCAATCTTTATACAATTGGCTGATTCGTCCTGTAGAGTCTGAATTAGCCAAGAGTGGAGTAAAAACTTTAGCATTTGTATTAGATGGCTCTTTGCGAACTTTGCCAATGGCTGCTTTACATGATGGCAAACAGTTTTTAGTGGAAAAATATAGTCTTGCTCTCTCTCCAGGGATGCAGTTATTGCAGGCGCGATCGCTCAAAGGAGATAATTTAAAAATGATGACAGCAGGATTGAGTAAAGCACGTCAAGGGTTTAAAGCTTTGCCAGGAGTCAATTTGGAAATCAAACAGATTGTCTCAGAAGTTTCTACTCAACTCCTTTTGAATGAAAAATTTACTAGCAGTAACCTACAAAAAGCTGTTCAATCAAAGCCTTTTTCAATTTTACATTTAGCAACTCACGGTCAGTTTAGTAGTAGATCTGATGACACTTTTATACTGACCTGGGATAGCAAGCTTAAAGTCAAAGAATTGGGTGAATTAATTAAGTCTAGAAATGAAGACGAAACTCAACCAGTAGAGTTATTGGTTCTGAGCGCCTGTCAAACAGCTAAAGGGGACGATCGCGCTATCTTGGGATTGGCGGGAATAGCAGTTCATTCACGTGTACGTAGTACCTTGGCGACACTCTGGGCTGTGAAAGATCAATCTACAGCCAAATTTATGTCACAGTTTTATAAACATCTCAGACAACCAGGAATTGGTAAAGCGGAAGCTTTGCGACAAACTCAGTTAACATTTTTGCACGATGCCAATTTTTCTCACCCTTTTTATTGGGCCCCCTTTGTCTTAGTTGGAAATTGGTTATAACTTTAGAGGATGTATTCCTATCAGAACTTGCTGAGTCTTAAAGAACTAACAATAAGTAGTACAAGAAATCCAAGTATATTTCTGATTTTGATGTTATTTTCAGATCCGATAGAAAGCTTATTTATAAGCATATCTACTGTCTCTGAAATCTTACCCTGTAAAACACTTGTTTCTTCTGATTTAACTTTAATATGTGTGGAGTCTGTAAATGAAAGTTTCAGCCCATTAAATAAATTTGTATATATTTAAGTTAAGCAGTAAACGCTAGACAAACTTAGAACAAAAAGGTGACAAACTTGAAACAAACGGGCGAAGTGATAGTCTCAAGAAAAAGAGACATTTTATTGCTTGGAAATT
This genomic interval from Scytonema hofmannii PCC 7110 contains the following:
- a CDS encoding CHAT domain-containing protein, coding for MSTKCILRRLAKYSSGRNLLTFLLLISSFSEIAQADLSPKLKTHTTASWVASDASNNGQFPIKDAKSQLDRGRTLFDAGQFAAAAKFWELAAMSFQGEGDTTNQAKSLSYLSLAYQNLGELYKAEKTIVNSLNLLKQKEGYPGTLAVALNTLGNLKLVQGKGEDALKSWQEAERAYAAAGDLVGKTGSQINQAQALKSLGHYRKAQSLLANITQQFQSLPDSLLKMQALQSLGVALQMVGNLQESQEILEQSLAMSHRLNSRADSSQILFSLGNTARDLQQNQVALSYYQQATVKTTNPQVQLKAQLNQLSLYTETSQWVQAQSLLASIKSQLNSLPPSRVSIYAAVNFARSLSQLAQKHEGKATQYQEAAKVLARGIQQAETLGDTRAKAYALVKLGGLYFQTQQLDLALQVTEQAQQIAEAIHASDISYQAYWQIGRIRKIQGDTKAALVAYDLAVNTLKSLRSDLVSINQDVQFSFQESVEPVYRELVDLLLQSKPSQENLVQARETIEALQLAELDNFFREACLEAKPQQIDQIDKTAAIIYPIILPDRLEVIVSIPGKPLLSYKTFLSKTELENSLKQMRQSLNLAYSKEERLRLYQSLYNWLIRPVESELAKSGVKTLAFVLDGSLRTLPMAALHDGKQFLVEKYSLALSPGMQLLQARSLKGDNLKMMTAGLSKARQGFKALPGVNLEIKQIVSEVSTQLLLNEKFTSSNLQKAVQSKPFSILHLATHGQFSSRSDDTFILTWDSKLKVKELGELIKSRNEDETQPVELLVLSACQTAKGDDRAILGLAGIAVHSRVRSTLATLWAVKDQSTAKFMSQFYKHLRQPGIGKAEALRQTQLTFLHDANFSHPFYWAPFVLVGNWL